Genomic segment of Streptomyces sp. NA02950:
CGGGATCAGCGCCGCGCCCCGGCCGACATGCTTCTCCCGGTAGGCGCTGGGGGTCAGCCCGGTCTGCTTCTTGAAGCTCGCCGAGAAGGTGCCCAGGCTGCTGAAGCCGACGAGGGAGCAGATCTCGGTGACGGAGAGATTGGCCGAACGCAGCAGCTCCTCGGCCCGCTCGATCCGGCGGCAGCTCAGGTACTGCCCGGGTGTGGAGCCGTAGACCGCCTTGAAGGCGCGGAGGAAGTGATAGCGGGAGTACCCGGCGTGCGCGGCGACCGCGTCCAGGTCGAGCGGCTCGGCCCAGTCGCGGTCCATCACGTCCTTGGCGAGCCGCAGCCGACGCATATGCGCCAGCCGGGCGTCGCCCGGTGTGGTCGCCATGGTCCGATGCTCGCACGCCCCACCGACACACGCCCCAATGACAGCGGGCTGCCCG
This window contains:
- a CDS encoding helix-turn-helix transcriptional regulator; the encoded protein is MATTPGDARLAHMRRLRLAKDVMDRDWAEPLDLDAVAAHAGYSRYHFLRAFKAVYGSTPGQYLSCRRIERAEELLRSANLSVTEICSLVGFSSLGTFSASFKKQTGLTPSAYREKHVGRGAALIPGCYAMLWSGGFKGGPQSDAQGEAGSGAEDSNS